The following are encoded in a window of bacterium genomic DNA:
- a CDS encoding respiratory nitrate reductase subunit gamma: MHYEGSLGFLMEEVQYMALAFMGLVYVAKVAWFLRKPGVRDKAPLKGDPAVGAVVSLGNIFMPWAMESTRVHWFFYLEFAVFHGAVALTILSTFLIPFGIMAPGDSFSKIVVVAMGMAFLVGVRRLVRRITKPEVRLISSPDDYFALVVLNLFFLSGMWALGTGETTGMWVFFIMTTFFLVYVPFSKISHYITYPFARWYFGVNFGGRGVIAKAVKSSN; encoded by the coding sequence ATGCATTATGAGGGATCATTGGGTTTTCTGATGGAGGAAGTTCAGTACATGGCTCTGGCTTTCATGGGACTGGTGTATGTCGCCAAGGTGGCATGGTTCCTCAGAAAGCCGGGAGTCAGGGACAAGGCTCCCCTCAAAGGGGATCCTGCAGTAGGAGCAGTGGTGTCCCTGGGCAACATCTTCATGCCATGGGCCATGGAGAGCACCCGTGTACACTGGTTCTTTTATCTGGAGTTCGCCGTCTTCCATGGGGCGGTGGCTTTGACCATTTTGTCAACCTTTCTGATTCCCTTCGGCATCATGGCGCCAGGGGATTCCTTCTCCAAGATCGTGGTGGTGGCCATGGGAATGGCCTTCTTGGTAGGTGTTAGAAGGCTGGTGCGAAGAATTACCAAACCCGAGGTGCGACTCATCAGCTCCCCTGACGATTACTTTGCCCTGGTGGTGCTCAACCTGTTTTTCCTCTCCGGCATGTGGGCCTTGGGAACTGGTGAGACAACGGGCATGTGGGTATTTTTCATCATGACCACCTTTTTCCTCGTCTATGTGCCCTTCAGCAAGATTTCCCATTACATAACCTATCCCTTTGCCCGTTGGTACTTCGGAGTGAACTTTGGCGGCAGGGGAGTCATAGCCAAAGCGGTCAAATCCTCTAACTGA
- a CDS encoding tetratricopeptide repeat protein codes for MPEKLEEKQGDPKAKMAEFNRLGHRLHQEQRFDRSLEQFWTGLVQARQLKEPKWECVALNNIGMVYQSWGKFDHAMKFFGQSLELAQSIGYLGGSVVALNNLGRLYEAWGRLDRAKEHYERSLELALEDGDLQAQRLVRLNLAVCLEKLGEFQECRNQLQEVLRLDRILDHPQAELDKAYLAQMEQRP; via the coding sequence ATGCCAGAAAAGCTCGAGGAAAAGCAGGGGGATCCCAAAGCAAAGATGGCCGAATTTAACAGGTTGGGCCACCGGCTTCACCAGGAGCAACGCTTCGACAGATCCCTGGAGCAATTCTGGACAGGGCTGGTGCAAGCCAGGCAGCTAAAGGAGCCCAAATGGGAGTGCGTGGCTTTGAACAACATAGGAATGGTGTACCAGAGTTGGGGCAAGTTTGACCATGCCATGAAGTTCTTTGGCCAGAGCCTGGAGCTGGCTCAGAGCATTGGCTACTTGGGGGGCTCGGTGGTGGCCTTGAACAACTTGGGCCGGCTTTATGAAGCATGGGGCCGTCTGGATAGAGCCAAGGAGCACTATGAGCGAAGCCTGGAGTTAGCCCTGGAGGACGGAGATCTCCAGGCCCAGAGGCTGGTCAGATTGAACCTGGCTGTGTGCCTGGAAAAATTGGGGGAATTCCAGGAATGCAGAAACCAGCTCCAGGAGGTGCTGAGGTTGGATCGCATCCTTGATCACCCCCAGGCCGAGCTGGACAAGGCCTATTTGGCCCAGATGGAACAACGCCCCTGA